The genome window TCAGCGCTGTCGTGCTGCCCCCTCGCGGCCGCAGGGCTCGAGAACCCCGGATTTGTTACACCTAGAATGTTACCAGGGAGGACAAGCAGCCTTTTTGTGCCAATATCGTGATGAAGTCTCCCCGTGCCCCACTCCCCCCACCGCCCGCAGGAGGCAAGTTTCCGTGTTCCCTCGGCTCGGACTTAAGGGGAAAGAGGAAGGTTCTGAGACCATGATCTCTACGTCCCTTCAGCTTCCCACCTCTCCTGGTCTCTCATCAGACTTCACAGGGAATAAATACTATCTTCTCTTGGAGGCAATCTCTCACCCTTCTAACAAATGTTCACCGCACAGCTGCCCAGATGGGGAGGGGTCCTCCCCCCTAGTCACTTCCAGAGGGGCTCACAGTCTGATGGGAGCGGCAGCACCCACACAGGGCACCCAAATGGACAGCGGCACCACCCTGTCAGACCCATCTCTGTTGGCTGACTTCCCCAAAGGCAATTAAAGTTGCTAAAAcggatttctcttttaaaatcctGTAGAAGCTGAAGTCTTTCGCATCTGTAATAACTGCTGCCATTTAAGCCAGAGCTACTCAGAGCCTGCTGGGCCCATGACCTTGCAGCATGGCAGTGTCAGAGGGAGCTGGCTAGAAACTCAGGTGCTCAGCCTGCACCCAGACATGCAGAACTGGAATCCACATTTGATGGGCAAGATCCGCGACCCTGTGTGGTGGGCGGTGCAGTGTGGGGAGAGCCCTTTTAGACCTCAGGGAGGCTCCAGCTACAGCTCTCTTCCAAGTTTCATCCCTAGCCACCTGCCTGAGCTGATCCACACACAGTGAAGTTGTGGCACTCCCCTCCAACCTGACGTTTCCCCGGATGCTGGGACTCACCCTCCTCACTGCCTTGAACACCTCTGCCTGGAGAACCAGCCTCTTCCGACATTCAGATCTGTCCCTGCAGTCCAGCTTGTTAGCCAGGGTCTAACACACTCACAGTCTAACATGCTGCTAACCCGCAGACCTGCTCTTGTCCACTTCCTCGGCCCCCTGGTGCCCAAATCCAAACTCTTTAAGGTCAGTGGTAAGGACCTATAGGCCCTTTTGCTGTCCCTGAAATCTCCTGACACCTTCTGCTCTACTATATATGCACGCATGTTCTGTCCCAGACACAATGAACTTGGCAAAGTTCCTGAACAAGCCGAAATGCCTGGGCCACACTTCCAGAGCTCCGCCAAACCGAATTCAGCTCCCAGAAGTTACTTtgtccaggaagccctcctggacCCCTTCATTGGATCAGAGGCTTTCTCTAGATTCCCCCATTCCTGTGTTTGAACTGTCACTCTCCCGTCTACCAGCCCAGCACTGTTTAGcaaatgagtgaacaaatgagGCTCGGTTTCTCTAAACTCAGCAATTTGTGTCTGGCCACACAGCTCCTAAATGCCAACAAGATTGGAGTCCCTGTTGGACCTGTCCGCAGTCCACCGCTAGTCCCCACCGCCTCCCTGCCAGATCACCCCGTGCCTGGAAGAGGTTGGCATTTCCCCTTTGGGCCCCGAGGATAATGCCTTGCCCCAGGCCGCACAGGGAAGCCCAGCCCCAGTTTACCCACACTGGGCAGCAGTTCCAGAGTATGGTTCTAAGCTTCCTACATGGATTATGTCCCCGCAACCCTCTGAAGTGGGTAACCCCTGGGGTCAACCCCACTTCACAGAGGCCCCAGGGGGCTCAGCCCAAGGCAGGCCACCTCCGAAGCAAGTCCCCCCAGCTACCTGCACaggcacctcctcctcctcctcggcgGTGTCCCGAGTCCTGCGTCCTCGCCTTGTCTGGGCGGGCCAGCTTCTTGCCGGCCGAGTTGCGGGTGGTGTAGCTGTAGACTGAGGTGTAGCCCTGGCCGGTGAGCGGGCAGAAGCGGCGGGTGTGGGCGCGCTCGCGAGTGGCACCGCACTGGGGGCACACGTAGTCGCGAAGAATAGGGCACAGGACCCGGCCCGCTTCGTCCTTGAGCACGTGGGACTGGTAGATGGCCCGGGACTCGCCGTTGTGTTTGCAGAAAGAGCACAGGCGTTCAGGAGCTGGTGAGGATTCCGGGCTGGGCCTCTGATCCTCCGGTCCTGGCATGGATTCTGGCTGGGGGTCTAGCCTGGTCTCGGGCTCCTCTTCCCCACGCATAGCCCTCACTAGGCGTGCCAAACCCAGGTAATCTGTCCATAGGTTGAAGGTCCCCATGGCTGGGCAACGTGTGCCAGAccgaggggcagagagagaagaaacCTGCCCCAAAGCTAGCCTTTCTACCCCTTCCTCCTtgcccctccctttccctctctggagCCGAGGAGTCTAGGCTGTCAGTCCCCTCCTTATATCTCCAAGGGGGTGTGAAGAGGGAGGATCAGGCTGTGGGAGATTCCTTATTGGCACTGGGGAGCTTGCTGCCGCTCCCCCAAAAATGCACCTGCCAAGGGGATGCATAGTCTCCgggtgggctgggggcagggggtggtgaCCAGACAGGCTGCAGGGGGCACCAGCAATACGGAGCTACACACCCCCCCCCAGAGGGCATGGGGAGGGCTACCCCTGCCTACCCCTCCTAGAAGGAGGCCTGCCACTCCTGCCCTACAGGGTGTTGGGGGGGTTGGAAGCCCTGCCCCAAAGACTAGCATTGCTGTAACCAGTAACTTAgtaacttctttctttcttcttctgggctggggaggggccaagTACCCTAGGGCTCTGTGGCTGGGGGGTAGGGGGGAGCTGCTGATACTCCAGCTGTCTTTGGAAGGAAGATGGGTCTAACTTATGGGGTGGGGGTACAAGGACAAAGGCTTCCAGCTCTGATCTCCCTCAGGGAGTTTTCACACCCTTGGTCAGTGGAACCCCCATTTAATGGATGAACAAAGTGAGGTAGGAAGCCACTTGCCCATAAGGTTATTCACAAAGACAAACACACAGCCTGCCTACCCCATCCAGTTACTAGGTATAGAGGAGGCAGCCCTTCCTGGTCCTGGGGTGGAAAGGGGGTGAGGCAAAACATTACCGGGGTGGAGGGGAGCAGAGGCGCAGGTTGGGCCAATGGGGGGACTCCTAGCACTGGCCAGCGCTTTGCTCTCTCCCTCAAATGAGACCTCAGCTCAGTCTCAGGAGGATAGGGTGTGCTTAGGAGACACCCAGGTGGGGCACAGACTGGCAGGTGGAGGGATCCACTGGCATCAAGGTGCTAGGTGGGCAATTAGAAGGTAAAGCAGGATTCTGCGGGATCTGGGCAAAGAGCTGAGAAAGCTGGGCCTGGGACTTGAACGCAGAGAAGAGGAGTTATGCCACCTACccacctcattcattcatttttttcaagaaacCTTTATTGACTTTTCCGGGAGCAGGGCTCACTCGTCCCTTTCAGAAGAGTTTTTCAGCTGCTCAGTCCCGAGCCTGTGGTTCATTCCGCCAACCCTCCAGGATTTATTCACCAAACCCAGCCTGTGTTCATAGCAATCCCAGACACCACCCTCCACAAGGGGTGAGAGGCTGGGGTCAGGGTCAAGTACTGGCTGAGTAATTTTGTGGGGGAGTCCAAGGGTGGGTTCTGTCCCCCATCC of Vicugna pacos chromosome 22, VicPac4, whole genome shotgun sequence contains these proteins:
- the NANOS3 gene encoding nanos homolog 3, with translation MGTFNLWTDYLGLARLVRAMRGEEEPETRLDPQPESMPGPEDQRPSPESSPAPERLCSFCKHNGESRAIYQSHVLKDEAGRVLCPILRDYVCPQCGATRERAHTRRFCPLTGQGYTSVYSYTTRNSAGKKLARPDKARTQDSGHRRGGGGGACAGSKGAGTPSGTSPSSCSPSTSA